In one window of Brassica napus cultivar Da-Ae unplaced genomic scaffold, Da-Ae ScsIHWf_16;HRSCAF=38, whole genome shotgun sequence DNA:
- the LOC106380337 gene encoding uncharacterized protein LOC106380337 — translation MASNIPAGVPMVKWVHTYLLRNGNFWSTKENTSLGSWIWRKLLKYRDKAKVFHRMEVRNGRSTSFCWAQGFIDMGIRAMASVASAFSRRKRNHRVDVFNQIEVALENQRLKAVDAEDIPLWQQKQGTYKNLFNTNKTWQLIRQASPIVYWHTGVWFQHATPKSAFCTWLALHNRLTTGDRMLTWNSSIDPAWSDFWRDLFFKQPFTLSGGKGMKDVMAQTPCLLHCWSDLLIAK, via the exons ATGGCGTCTAACATCCCAGCAGGCGTCCCTATGGTTAAGTGGGTTCATACCTATCTGCTACGTAACGGTAACTTCTGGTCTACTAAAGAGAATACATCTTTAGGCTCATGGATATGGCGTAAACTGTTGAAATATAGAGACAAGGCCAAGGTTTTCCACAGAATGGAGGTTAGGAATGGCAGATCAACGTCCTTCTG TTGGGCCCAGGGGTTTATCGATATGGGTATCAGAGCAATGGCATCAGTGGCCTCTGCTTTTAGCAGGCGCAAGAGGAATCATCGAGTGGATGTGTTCAATCAGATTGAGGTAGCCTTGGAGAATCAGCGTTTAAAGGCTGTTGATGCAGAGGATATTCCTTTGTGGCAACAGAAACAAGGGACCTACAAGAACTTGTTCAACACAAATAAAACATGGCAACTCATTCGACAAGCCTCTCCGATAGTTTATTGGCACACAGGGGTTTGGTTTCAGCATGCAACACCTAAGTCCGCTTTCTGTACATGGCTAGCTCTGCACAACAGGTTAACAACTGGGGATCGTATGCTCACATGGAATTCAAGCATTGATCCAGCTT GGTCAGATTTCTGGCGCGATTTGTTTTTCAAGCAACCATTCACTCTCTCTGGAGGGAAAGGAATGAAAGACGTCATGGCTCAAACCCCATGTCTACTGCACTGCTGGTCAGATTTGTTGATCGCCAAGTGA